The window TTAAATACAGGGGAAAAATCCCCACCAGCACTCTGTAAGGGCTCACTGCTTTATCACAGCCCCACACGTTATCAACACAATCCAGATTCCAACAAAAAGGGCAGGACATACCCTCCCATCTCTGACTGAGGGGTAGTTTTGGTAATGACAATGGTTTTCCCCAGCTTCGATTCCAAGTCCACTTTGTAGTCTCGGTGCCGCAGAAGTTCCCTTTTGACAGGCTGAGCTGGTTTGCCTAAAACATAAGCAAAAGTCTCAGATGTTCATCAGAAAAGGTCAAGCTTGCCCTGCTGGATTTCACACTCCTCTTTGTCAAGGGGAGCATATCAGAAACCCATGATTTGTGCAGAAATAGCActcaagtttttgtttgttttgttgtttgcttggtttttgttttgtttttgaagttagTAAAGGATATCACCTCCTCCTCACTATGTAAGCTAAAATTAAGACTGTTAGAAGAAACAGGCAGATCTGTGAGGTACCTCCAGCTCTGACTGGGGTCATACTCTCAAGATCTTCCTGTTTCCAGGGGCTGATTATTCCTCTCCCTCCACAAAGAATAGGCCAACAGAGACAAAGATTctcagtaattatttttgtcggggaaaaaaaaaaaaaatcagtggctAGCACAGGAAAAAAGGATCAGAGCAAGCCAGCCTTGAATTGCTTCTATTTCCCTTTGGGGTTTCATTTCTAGCTGCTCTATCGCTCCCAGGAGGGTTTGGGTGAGTCACTGCCAAAAGAGCAAAGCTTGCCTGGAGTCAGTACACTACCCaccatctttcttttctctctcctccgTGAGCCGCTTCTCTGCAAGTTTCTCATATTCATCTTTGTCCCACTTTCGGCGGAAGTCCAAGTTCTTCGTctgagaaggaaacaaagcGTATTAACATTTATCGTACAGTCTGACTAGCTCTAAGGGGAGACTGaagaaagacatggaaatgTTTGACCTAACAGGCCACAGTAGTGAGTTAGGGGCACCACACTACTTTCCCATGTCCTCTGTTTTCATATCCAGGAACTAACAGGATAACACTGAGCATGCCTATATCTACTTCTTCTAGAAGGATTGCTTAGAACTGAACAAAGTAATGAGCTTATCTTAATAGTTCCCAAGATGATCACTCAttccttccttttgaaaaacagGCACAAACAGCGTTGAAACTGCTAGACCCAAAACTGCACAAGCACCACCCGATGAACACAAGATAGTCATTAGCAGATTATATACGCTTCTTCCAAAGATTAAATCTCAGTTACAAATACCAGACAAGGAAGACAGGAAGATGCAGGAGTACAGAAGAAGGATGTGTCTCCCTGCTCTCAAAGATATCAGCAGTACATTTACATGTCATGGGAACCAAAATACTGAGTTTGCTACTGAATCACAGGAACCATGAAGAGTTTTTCAACTGAGGCATGCATGggagcagaacaaaaaaagctctgaaaactCCAAATGTCAAAGCAGGACATGGAGATATTAGGAAAGGTTACTGTGATACACACAGTGAGCTGCCCCCCTCCTTTAACTCCCCATTTTAGTCAACCAGTGAATGGAAGAAACATTTTGGAAGCAGCGTGACCCTTCATCAGTCCCTGAAAGCACTTTAAACTGGCAGTGACAGGATAAACAGTGTGAAGAGAGGCAGAATTCAGGTAAAGCTGGCACCAGATTAATAACACGACTAGGGTAAAagtccccccacccccaaaagAACAGACACCAATGCTGAGGGCAGAAGTGATTTGCCAAGAACTCTTTTTCTATTCACACACTGACTTGGCACAGCACCTTCCCAGCGGCTGCCCAGCATGCAGCAAGGGCCACAAGCCCCTGCACTTGGCAATGGTCAGGGCTTACAACTCACACACTTCTCTACCCTGTTAAGAAGATAACTCCCATACAGCTAGAAAGCTGCATTTCACTCAGGGTGGCAGTGAAAGGCTCTCGGTTtcatatatagaaaaaaaaaaaaaaaggagggatgtattttaaaacacctCCAGGAAAAGAGGACCCACCcccacccactgcctctctgctcaTCCAAATCAAGAACCCAATCAcaatctaaagaaaataaatcccattTGAAGCtatagcagcagcagcagccatttAATGATTTCTCCTCTGGCAATCCTTCAAATGGAGTGAACAACTACTGATAAGAACGAAAATACCTTAGGGAAGTAgagaaaaattctcatttattcCCAGAGCTTCTAAAGCACTTTAAGCATGTCATAACAGGTTTTATTAACCACCCTGagcaaaagacaagaaaatatcACAGAGTGCAAATTAATGTTTTGGGGTATTTTCCAGAACCTAGATTCTCCCGCATAGCAGCACATTATCACAAATCATGACCACTCAGAGCCCCAGGAGGAGACAACTTACTTGCTGCTTCACTCTTCTGTTGTAATAAAAGGGAAATTGCTGTTCATGGATCTTTTACCATCTCCCTAGTGCCGGtgcaatgaaagaaagcaaacccGGCTGCGTGCTGGGCATCTCTGACAAGATCTTGGATAGACATTATccaaagaacttttttttttttcttaattgttcTGACAGAGGAAGGGTTGCAGCAAGCGCTAACCTCTCCAACCTCTTTTTCTAACAGCTAATAACCAAAACTGCCCTGGAGCCTCCTGTTCACTGTGGATGTAGGCACCAAATGACTGACGCAGCATCAGTGTCAAAGCCCAAGCATAGGCACAGGAGTCTCTGCCCTGGCTCTAAGTAACAGGATCACAACCCCAAGCagttgaaaacaaaacttcacCTCCTCGTTCCCTGGCAGGCATCCTGCTCCACGTGCTCTCCCGGCATTGCTTGTTTTCAGCAAGTGGCTTCAAGCAAAGGGAAGATTTGCCAAGGAAGCAGAAGAACACAGCCCTACAGTGCTGAGCTGTTCTAGGTATTAGAGGAGCTGTCTGAACCAGCCTGGCTCTCCAGTCAGTTCACACCAACAGTATTTGCCTCACTCACCCTATCTCAGCATTCCCAACACCAAATCCTGCAGCTCCACAAAGGCAGCAAGACCTCACTGCCCTGCCACACAAACCAAACAACCCCACGAAGTAATCACACCTCACAGGAGTTATCACTGCCACAGATAAGGTGGCTTCCCCATGCAAGGCAAAGGGGCAGCTGGCAGACActtcagcacacagcaggaCAGGCCCTTATCAACTGCACAAACgggctgaaaagcagcagggcaggacGAGGGCGGACAGCAGGGAGGGGGATGCCTGCACACACCCCCCGCCGAGCACCAGGATGCCGCGGGACAGGTCCGATCCCTTCAGCTGAAGGAGAAGGGGTGCTTGCGAGGCAGGCCAGGCCCTAAGAAGGGAAGACAGGGGTTGGTCTCATCCCCCTTCAAACTCTCGGGGTCCCTGACCGTCCCCTAGCCGCCCACGGAGCAGCGGAGACGAGAAGTCCCGCGCAGGCCCCGCCGCGTCCCCTCGGAAAGGCCCTGCCCCGCGGCCCGCCCACAGGCCCCGAGCCCGGCCCGGCTGCCCCACCCCCACCCTGAGCGCCCCGCGCCTCCGGAGCGGCCCCTCCCGCCGCGGTCCTGCCCGTGACATGCCCACGGTctctggggaggagggagcacGGCCCCGCCGGCGGCACCTACCCCGCTGCCCGACGCCATGTTGAGCTGCAGGCGACAAGGGAACGGGAACTGTCGCGCTATGCGCGCCCGCGTCGTAAAGCGAAGCAATCCACCCAAACACCAACGAGTGCACAGCACTTCGACCTAGAGCGGCGCGACTCCCCACCGCTTCCGGTCTCTGCCGCCCGCCATTGGCTGCCCGGCCGGAGCGCCCCgcccacagcagtgctctggTCTCGTCCTGCCGTGGGAACTCTATGGTCCCGGTTCGGTCATGCTGTGGACGTGCCCGCTCGTTGCGGCCGCCCGGTGCCCGGTGCGGCTTTCCCGGCCCTGCCCGCGCCCCGGCCCGCTGCTGCTCGGGATCCTCTGCCGGCAGGTGCGGGCAGCGGCGGGCTCAGCCGGTGTTGAGTGTGGCCCGGCTCTGAAGACGCCCAAGGTAAGGGCAGCGTGATGCGGCGTGGTACGGCGGGGGCTGTCCCGGCGCTCAGCGGCCGCTCTTCGTCCCGCCCAGGGCACCCGTGACCACCACCCCGCGCAGATGGCGCTCCGCGAGCGGCTCTTCGGCACCGTGGTGGCGTGCTTCAAGCGGCACGGGGCGGCCGCCATCGACACCCCCGCGCTGGAGCTGCGGGTGAGGACGCGGAGCCCTGGCTCGGAGGGCACTGGGAGGTGGGGGGTGTCCCCCGGTGCTCCCCACTCCAGTCGTGACACTGGGCGCCCTTCCATCCCATGCGATTCTTTCGGGAGTCCTCACCCTGTTCCTGTTCCCTGTCCTTTATGCGAGGGGCTGAGGGTCTCCAGGAAGGTGGGGAGGCCACGCTGCTCTCACAGGGCCTCGCGGTGGCTTCAGCCTGAAAAACGAACATCCTGCCTCAGTGACGGCTCACAGCCGAGCTTTGGGTCGGGTCACTACTCAGAGGTCGGGCTCCCCTGCTTgtcctctgtgctggggagcgCGTGCTTTGCATCTCGCTGTTCCTTGCCTCCTCTGACTGTCACCTCACTTCTCTCTAGGAAACGCTGATGGAGAAGTATGGAGACAACTCAAGGCTCATCTATGAGCTGCAGGATCAGGGAGGAGAACTGCTGGCTCTGCGCTACGACCTGACTGTATCCTGCCTTTACTGCATGCAGAATATGCAGCTTTGGTGGCAGGAACAGATACGAACTGAGATTATAGCCACCTCTGCCTAGTTTATAGGCATTAGGTAGATCATCTATGTCCTGAACTGTCTGCAGATCCCAACTTTTTCCCATCAAGATGACTGAAGGCTCCTTCCCACTAGCCAGTGGACATCCCTtccagtctgatttttttttttaaatctgtgacCTTCTTTCAAATCAGCTCCCAGCTTGTCTGATATCTGCAGGAAAGCtgccctttcttcctttgtctgTGCTCATTCAGTATGCTCCGTGTTGCTGATCTTACTGCTTCCTTGTTACAGTgtccagctctgtgccctgctgtcCAGGCCATGCCACCTTTCCAGTGCTGTGGTAGTTCTGAGAAAGCAAAGGTGTTTGCTGCATATAGAAAGCAAGCATCCATCCTGGGCCTTTTCCATCTCCATAACACACCTAAAAAGCTCTTGTGCACTATATGCTGTATTTTCTCTATGTCACAcattaagaaagcaaaatgacCTAGTAAAGGTCTATGTTGGCACGGTGTTGACTTGCTGTGGTTATGGAGGAAATGCAGTTGTACTACAGGAGCACAGCATTCTCATGACAGTGGTATTCATCATCAGCAAGGCTGTGGTTTGGTTCCAGCTCTGGAGGTGAAATGAAGATGGGGAGCTTGAGGTTTAGCTTTTTGCACCTCAGAGGAGCTCCCTATTCCCATCCTTAACTCTTCAGTCCCCCAGGTGCCCTTTGCTCGCTATTTGGCAATGAACAAAATCACCAACATCAAGCGCTACCACATCGCCAAGGTGTACAGACGGGACAACCCNNNNNNNNNNNNNNNNNNNNNNNNNNNNNNNNNNNNNNNNNNNNNNNNNNNNNNNNNNNNNNNNNNNNNNNNNNNNNNNNNNNNNNNNNNNNNNNNNNNNNNNNNNNNNNNNNNNNNNNNNNNNNNNNNNNNNNNNNNNNNNNNNNNNNNNNNNNNNNNNNNNNNNNNNNNNNNNNNNNNNNNNNNNNNNNNNNNNNNNNNNNNNNNNNNNNNNNNNNNNNNNNNNNNNNNNNNNNNNNNNNNNNNNNNNNNNNNNNNNNNNNNNNNNNNNNNNNNNNNNNNNNNNNNNNNNNNNNNNNNNNNNNNNNNNNNNNNNNNNNNNNNNNNNNNNNNNNNNNNNNNNNNNNNNNNNNNNNNNNNNNNNNNNNNNNNNNNNNNNNNNNNNNNNNNNNNNNNNNNNNNNNNNNNNNNNNNNNNNNNNNNNNNNNNNNNNNNNNNNNNNNNNNNNNNNNNNNNNNNNNNNNNNNNNNNNNNNNNNNNNNNNNNNNNNNNNNNNNNNNNNNNNNNNNNNNNNNNNNNNNNNNNNNNNNNNNNNNNNNNNNNNNNNNNNNNNNNNNNNNNNNNNNNNNNNNNNNNNNNNNNNNNNNNNNNNNNNNNNNNNNNNNNNNNNNNNNNNNNNNNNNNNNNNNNNNNNNNNNNNNNNNNNNNNNNNNNNNNNNNNNNNNNNNNNNNNNNNNNNNNNNNNNNNNNNNNNNNNNNNNNNNNNNNNNNNNNNNNNNNNNNNNNNNNNNNNNNNNNNNNNNNNNNNNNNNNNNNNNNNNNNNNNNNNNNNNNNNNNNNNNNNNNNNNNNNNNNNNNNNNNNNNNNNNNNNNNNNNNNNNNNNNNNNNNNNNNNNNNNNNNNNNNNNNNNNNNNNNNNNNNNNNNNNNNNNNNNNNNNNNNNNNNNNNNNNNNNNNNNNNNNNNNNNNNNNNNNNNNNNNNNNNNNNNNNNNNNNNNNNNNNNNNNNNNNNNNNNNNNNNNNNNNNNNNNNNNNNNNNNNNNNNNNNNNNNNNNNNNNNNNNNNNNNNNNNNNNNNNNNNNNNNNNNNNNNNNNNNNNNNNNNNNNNNNNNNNNNNNNNNNNNNNNNNNNNNNNNNNNNNNNNNNNNNNNNNNNNNNNNNNNNNNNNNNNNNNNNNNNNNNNNNNNNNNNNNNNNNNNNNNNNNNNNNNNNNNNNNNNNNNNNNNNNNNNNNNNNNNNNNNNNNNNNNNNNNNNNNNNNNNNNNNNNNNNNNNNNNNNNNNNNNNNNNNNNNNNNNNNNNNNNNNNNNNNNNNNNNNNNNNNNNNNNNNNNNNNNNNNNNNNNNNNNNNNNNNNNNNNNNNNNNNNNNNNNNNNNNNNNNNNNNNNNNNNNNNNNNNNNNNNNNNNNNNNNNNNNNNNNNNNNNNNNNNNNNNNNNNNNNNNNNNNNNNNNNNNNNNNNNNNNNNNNNNNNNNNNNNNNNNNNNNNNNNNNNNNNNNNNNNNNNNNNNNNNNNNNNNNNNNNNNNNNNNNNNNNNNNNNNNNNNNNNNNNNNNNNNNNNNNNNNNNNNNNNNNNNNNNNNNNNNNNNNNNNNNNNNNNNNNNNNNNNNNNNNNNNNNNNNNNNNNNNNNNNNNNNNNNNNNNNNNNNNNNNNNNNNNNNNNNNNNNNNNNNNNNNNNNNNNNNNNNNNNNNNNNNNNNNNNNNNNNNNNNNNNNNNNNNNNNNNNNNNNNNNNNNNNNNNNNNNNNNNNNNNNNNNNNNNNNNNNNNNNNNNNNNNNNNNNNNNNNNNNNNNNNNNNNNNNNNNNGTGGCCGGAGGTGGTCGCTACGATGGTCTGGTGGGAATGTTTGATCCCAAGGGACGGAAGGTGCCATGTGTGGGGGTCAGCATTGGCATTGAGCGGATCTTCTCCATCCTCGAGCACAGAATAAAGGTAgttgctgctggcagtgttcTGCATAGGGGCAGGCTCTCAGAAGCAGTTACTTGTAACTTGAGCTCCACATTGTTCAGGAGGAAAGGATTTTGGAGGTGAGGATGAGTCATCTCAAGCCTAAACATCCATGCAGAACACAGAACCCATCAGGCTGCAGTTGTGAGCAGCATTTTGTAGCAGATGCTAAAGAGGTTTCAGAGAAAGCCCCTCGGTTTGGTCTTAGGTCAAGTGTGATGAAATAAGTGAACTGCTGCTATGAGGTGTGTTCAACTGACGTGGTTGCTTCCATGAGTGTGTCTGTCCTTGCAGGCTTCAGGGGAGAAAGTCCGAACAACTGAGACACAAGTGATGGTGGCTACACCTCAGAAGCATTTACTTAGTGCAAGACTGAAGCTCATCTCTGAGCTCTGGGATGTAGGAATCAAGGTAAAATCAGTGTGTGGGCTTGGTACGGGAAGGAGCCAGGGAGGGAGAGCATCAGGGAAGTTCTAGCACAGCCTCATTCCACTGTCTGTCTGTCCAGCATGGGTCTGCGTGAGATCTATCAGGCCTGAGAGGACTAAAGGCAACTGCTGGTGCAGAGTAATGAGTTTTCTGTGGAGTTCTGGTGCCTGCTGTTTTGTTCCAAGATCCATCAGAGCAAACTTTGCATTGATGATTCACCACTGCTTCCTTCTAGGCAGAAATGATGTACAGGAAGGATCCTAAGCTGCTAAAACAGCTGCAGTATTGTGAAGACATGGGGATCCCCCTTGTTGCCATTATAGGAGAGGAGGAGCTAAGAGATGGAGTTGTCAAGCTGCGAGATGTCGCAACAAGAGAGGAGGTGAGAATACCTTTCTACAGCAGGTTTCAGAGGTGTTTTCAAAATCCAGCCATTCCAGAAAGGCTCTAGGTTTTCCTGGAATTCCACTGGAGAGCTGTATCATGGATCTGGCAGATGactgctcctttctgctttctttgtagGTTGATATCCCAAGAGAAGAGCTTGCTGCTGAGATCA of the Numida meleagris isolate 19003 breed g44 Domestic line chromosome 12, NumMel1.0, whole genome shotgun sequence genome contains:
- the LOC110405493 gene encoding histidine--tRNA ligase, cytoplasmic-like, which encodes MLWTCPLVAAARCPVRLSRPCPRPGPLLLGILCRQVRAAAGSAGVECGPALKTPKGTRDHHPAQMALRERLFGTVVACFKRHGAAAIDTPALELRETLMEKYGDNSRLIYELQDQGGELLALRYDLTVPFARYLAMNKITNIKRYHIAKVAGGGRYDGLVGMFDPKGRKVPCVGVSIGIERIFSILEHRIKASGEKVRTTETQVMVATPQKHLLSARLKLISELWDVGIKAEMMYRKDPKLLKQLQYCEDMGIPLVAIIGEEELRDGVVKLRDVATREEVDIPREELAAEIRRRLES